A single window of Canis lupus familiaris isolate Mischka breed German Shepherd chromosome 7, alternate assembly UU_Cfam_GSD_1.0, whole genome shotgun sequence DNA harbors:
- the BECN2 gene encoding beclin-2 isoform X3, translating to MRLSQSTGTLGLETTQRPAASTFTSAQQEPRETLVRGPTSKVEIDTEKLPDASCSTLPGDGKMFGDSPKNFILLGKFDSARTLSNIQNTTRDIFDILTGEKYVDHPLCEDCTDKLLEVLDTQLIIVDSENEHYKYWRGRICEEEMKTLQEELEGLELEEARLVQELKEVENKQERVAEDLEAAQAETEMLEQQDKQYWKDYSNLKWQQLELQDELKSMERQLRHAQIQWGRLKKTSVFSATFEIRYDGPVGIINSFRLGCLPTVPVSWKEINMAWGQTALLLLALSNKIGLEFRRYQLIPCGNRSYLKSLTNDPVELPLFCIMRQSTCLDLKFDQAMMAFLDCMQQFKEEAEKGKWGLCLPCRIHVKNGLMEDSGSTVI from the exons ATGAGGCTGAGCCAGTCCACGGGGACCTTGGGCCTTGAGACCACCCAAAGACCTGCAGCTTCCACATTCACGTCAGCTCAGCAGGAGCCAAGAGAAACCCTGGTACGTGGCCCTACCTCCAAGGTGGAGATAGATACTGAAAAGCTGCCAGATGCCTCCTGCTCTACCCTCCCTGGAGATGGCAAGATGTTCGGGGACAGTCCTAAGAACTTCATCTTGCTTGGGAAGTTTGACTCTGCAAGAACACTCAGTAACATCCAGAACACTACCAGGGACATTTTTGACATCCTCACTGGTGAAAAATATGTGGATCACCCCCTATGTGAAGACTGTACTGACAAACTTTTAGAGGTGCTGGATACTCAACTCATTATTGTAGACTCTGAGAACGAGCACTACAAATATTGGAGGGGGAGAATATGTGAGGAGGAGATGAAGACACTGCAGGAGGAACTGGAGGGCCTGGAGCTGGAGGAGGCAAGGCTGGTCCAAGAGCTGAAGGAGGTGGAGAATAAACAAGAAAGAGTTGCAGAGGATCTTGAGGCAGCCCAGGCAGAGACTGAGATGCTGGAACAACAGGACAAGCAGTACTGGAAGGACTACAGCAACTTGAAATGGCAGCAACTGGAACTGCAGGATGAGCTGAAGAGCATGGAAAGGCAGCTGAGACATGCCCAAATCCAGTGGGGCAGGCTGAAGAAGACCAGTGTCTTCAGTGCCACCTTTGAGATCAGGTATGATGGCCCTGTGGGCATCATCAATAGCTTCAGATTGGGCTGCCTCCCCACTGTCCCTGTGAGCTGGAAGGAGATTAACATGGCTTGGGGACAGACAGCTTTGTTGCTCCTTGCCCTATCCAACAAGATTGGGCTGGAGTTTCGGAGGTATCAACTCATTCCCTGTGGAAACCGGTCCTATTTGAAGTCTTTAACAAATGACCCTGTTGAGCTGCCATTGTTCTGCATCATGAGGCAGAGCACTTGCTTGGACCTCAAGTTTGACCAGGCAATGATGGCTTTTTTGGACTGCATGCAACAGTTTAAGGAAGAGGCTGAGAAAGGAAAGTGGGGTCTTTGCCTACCCTGCAGGATTCATGTGAAGAATGGCCTAATGGAGGACTCTGGAAGCACTG TGATTTAA
- the BECN2 gene encoding beclin-2 isoform X1, translating into MRLSQSTGTLGLETTQRPAASTFTSAQQEPRETLVRGPTSKVEIDTEKLPDASCSTLPGDGKMFGDSPKNFILLGKFDSARTLSNIQNTTRDIFDILTGEKYVDHPLCEDCTDKLLEVLDTQLIIVDSENEHYKYWRGRICEEEMKTLQEELEGLELEEARLVQELKEVENKQERVAEDLEAAQAETEMLEQQDKQYWKDYSNLKWQQLELQDELKSMERQLRHAQIQWGRLKKTSVFSATFEIRYDGPVGIINSFRLGCLPTVPVSWKEINMAWGQTALLLLALSNKIGLEFRRYQLIPCGNRSYLKSLTNDPVELPLFCIMRQSTCLDLKFDQAMMAFLDCMQQFKEEAEKGKWGLCLPCRIHVKNGLMEDSGSTGEFYSIRTYLNTEEQWTKALKLMLINLKCSLTWVSLRYQE; encoded by the coding sequence ATGAGGCTGAGCCAGTCCACGGGGACCTTGGGCCTTGAGACCACCCAAAGACCTGCAGCTTCCACATTCACGTCAGCTCAGCAGGAGCCAAGAGAAACCCTGGTACGTGGCCCTACCTCCAAGGTGGAGATAGATACTGAAAAGCTGCCAGATGCCTCCTGCTCTACCCTCCCTGGAGATGGCAAGATGTTCGGGGACAGTCCTAAGAACTTCATCTTGCTTGGGAAGTTTGACTCTGCAAGAACACTCAGTAACATCCAGAACACTACCAGGGACATTTTTGACATCCTCACTGGTGAAAAATATGTGGATCACCCCCTATGTGAAGACTGTACTGACAAACTTTTAGAGGTGCTGGATACTCAACTCATTATTGTAGACTCTGAGAACGAGCACTACAAATATTGGAGGGGGAGAATATGTGAGGAGGAGATGAAGACACTGCAGGAGGAACTGGAGGGCCTGGAGCTGGAGGAGGCAAGGCTGGTCCAAGAGCTGAAGGAGGTGGAGAATAAACAAGAAAGAGTTGCAGAGGATCTTGAGGCAGCCCAGGCAGAGACTGAGATGCTGGAACAACAGGACAAGCAGTACTGGAAGGACTACAGCAACTTGAAATGGCAGCAACTGGAACTGCAGGATGAGCTGAAGAGCATGGAAAGGCAGCTGAGACATGCCCAAATCCAGTGGGGCAGGCTGAAGAAGACCAGTGTCTTCAGTGCCACCTTTGAGATCAGGTATGATGGCCCTGTGGGCATCATCAATAGCTTCAGATTGGGCTGCCTCCCCACTGTCCCTGTGAGCTGGAAGGAGATTAACATGGCTTGGGGACAGACAGCTTTGTTGCTCCTTGCCCTATCCAACAAGATTGGGCTGGAGTTTCGGAGGTATCAACTCATTCCCTGTGGAAACCGGTCCTATTTGAAGTCTTTAACAAATGACCCTGTTGAGCTGCCATTGTTCTGCATCATGAGGCAGAGCACTTGCTTGGACCTCAAGTTTGACCAGGCAATGATGGCTTTTTTGGACTGCATGCAACAGTTTAAGGAAGAGGCTGAGAAAGGAAAGTGGGGTCTTTGCCTACCCTGCAGGATTCATGTGAAGAATGGCCTAATGGAGGACTCTGGAAGCACTGGTGAGTTCTATTCCATCAGAACATACTTGAACACAGAGGAGCAGTGGACAAAGGCACTCAAGCTCATGCTTATAAATCTTAAGTGTAGTCTCACTTGGGTTTCTTTAAGATATCAAGAATGA
- the BECN2 gene encoding beclin-2 isoform X2 — translation MRLSQSTGTLGLETTQRPAASTFTSAQQEPRETLVRGPTSKVEIDTEKLPDASCSTLPGDGKMFGDSPKNFILLGKFDSARTLSNIQNTTRDIFDILTGEKYVDHPLCEDCTDKLLEVLDTQLIIVDSENEHYKYWRGRICEEEMKTLQEELEGLELEEARLVQELKEVENKQERVAEDLEAAQAETEMLEQQDKQYWKDYSNLKWQQLELQDELKSMERQLRHAQIQWGRLKKTSVFSATFEIRYDGPVGIINSFRLGCLPTVPVSWKEINMAWGQTALLLLALSNKIGLEFRRYQLIPCGNRSYLKSLTNDPVELPLFCIMRQSTCLDLKFDQAMMAFLDCMQQFKEEAEKGKWGLCLPCRIHVKNGLMEDSGSTAELHKIHGPHPE, via the coding sequence ATGAGGCTGAGCCAGTCCACGGGGACCTTGGGCCTTGAGACCACCCAAAGACCTGCAGCTTCCACATTCACGTCAGCTCAGCAGGAGCCAAGAGAAACCCTGGTACGTGGCCCTACCTCCAAGGTGGAGATAGATACTGAAAAGCTGCCAGATGCCTCCTGCTCTACCCTCCCTGGAGATGGCAAGATGTTCGGGGACAGTCCTAAGAACTTCATCTTGCTTGGGAAGTTTGACTCTGCAAGAACACTCAGTAACATCCAGAACACTACCAGGGACATTTTTGACATCCTCACTGGTGAAAAATATGTGGATCACCCCCTATGTGAAGACTGTACTGACAAACTTTTAGAGGTGCTGGATACTCAACTCATTATTGTAGACTCTGAGAACGAGCACTACAAATATTGGAGGGGGAGAATATGTGAGGAGGAGATGAAGACACTGCAGGAGGAACTGGAGGGCCTGGAGCTGGAGGAGGCAAGGCTGGTCCAAGAGCTGAAGGAGGTGGAGAATAAACAAGAAAGAGTTGCAGAGGATCTTGAGGCAGCCCAGGCAGAGACTGAGATGCTGGAACAACAGGACAAGCAGTACTGGAAGGACTACAGCAACTTGAAATGGCAGCAACTGGAACTGCAGGATGAGCTGAAGAGCATGGAAAGGCAGCTGAGACATGCCCAAATCCAGTGGGGCAGGCTGAAGAAGACCAGTGTCTTCAGTGCCACCTTTGAGATCAGGTATGATGGCCCTGTGGGCATCATCAATAGCTTCAGATTGGGCTGCCTCCCCACTGTCCCTGTGAGCTGGAAGGAGATTAACATGGCTTGGGGACAGACAGCTTTGTTGCTCCTTGCCCTATCCAACAAGATTGGGCTGGAGTTTCGGAGGTATCAACTCATTCCCTGTGGAAACCGGTCCTATTTGAAGTCTTTAACAAATGACCCTGTTGAGCTGCCATTGTTCTGCATCATGAGGCAGAGCACTTGCTTGGACCTCAAGTTTGACCAGGCAATGATGGCTTTTTTGGACTGCATGCAACAGTTTAAGGAAGAGGCTGAGAAAGGAAAGTGGGGTCTTTGCCTACCCTGCAGGATTCATGTGAAGAATGGCCTAATGGAGGACTCTGGAAGCACTG